In the Rhizobium sp. SSA_523 genome, TATCCCCATCTCTCGCCCCCGGCGCGGTCACCGCCACAGTCGATGCACTGGCGAAGCTGATCGAAAGCGGCAATCCGCTGTTCAAGGACGGCAAGCTCTGGACGCCGCACCGCCCCGCGCGGCCGGAAAAGTCCGAGGGCGGGATCACGATCCGCATGGCCTCCGACTACCAGCCTGCCGGCGACCAGCCGACCGCCATCGCCGATCTGGTGGAGGGGATCAGCTCCGGCGAGCGGTCGCAGGTGCTGCTTGGCGTCACCGGCTCCGGCAAGACCTTCACCATGGCCAAGGTGATCGAGGCGACACAGCGGCCCGCCGTCATCCTCGCGCCGAACAAGACGCTGGCGGCGCAGCTCTATTCCGAATTCAAGAATTTCTTTCCCGACAATGCGGTGGAATATTTCGTTTCCTACTACGATTATTACCAGCCGGAAGCCTATGTGCCCCGCTCGGATACCTATATCGAGAAGGAAAGCTCGATCAATGAGCAGATCGACCGCATGCGCCATGCGGCGACGCGTGCCATTCTCGAACGCGACGACTGCATCATCGTTGCCTCCGTCTCCTGCATCTATGGTATCGGCTCGGTCGAAACCTATACGGCCATGACATTCCAGATGCAGGTGGGCGACCGCATCGACCAGCGCCAGCTGCTCGCCGACCTCGTGGCGCAGCAATACAAGCGACAGGACATTAACTTCGTGCGCGGCTCCTTCCGCGTGCGCGGCGATACGATCGAGCTCTTTCCCGCTCACCTGGAGGATGCCGCCTGGCGCATTTCGCTGTTCGGCGACGAGATCGATTCCATCACGGAATTCGATCCCCTCACCGGCCACAAGACCGGCGACCTCAAATCCGTAAAGATCTACGCCAATTCGCATTATGTGACGCCGCGCCCGACGCTGAACGGCGCGATCCGGGCGATCAAGGACGAGCTGAAGCATCGCCTGGCGGAACTGGAACAGGCCGGGCGCCTCCTGGAGGCGCAGCGCCTGGAGCAGCGCACCCGCTACGATATCGAGATGATGGAGGCGACGGGCTCCTGCAACGGCATCGAAAACTACTCACGCTATCTGACCGGCCGCCGGCCCGGCGAACCGCCGCCGACACTGTTCGAGTATATCCCCGACAATGCGCTGATCTTCATCGACGAGAGCCACGTCACCATCCCGCAGATCGGCGGCATGTATCGCGGCGACTTCCGGCGTAAGGCCACGCTTGCGGAATACGGCTTCCGCCTGCCCTCCTGCATGGACAACCGGCCGCTGCGCTTCGAGGAATGGGATGCCATGCGGCCGCAGACCGTTGCCGTCTCCGCCACGCCCGGCGGCTGGGAGATGGACCAGGCCGGCGGCGTCTTCGCCGAGCAGGTCATCCGCCCGACGGGCCTTATCGATCCGCCGGTGGAGGTGCGTTCGGCGCGCAGCCAGGTGGATGACGTTCTGGGCGAGATCCGCGAGACGGCGCTGAAAGGGTACCGTACGCTGTGCACTGTGCTGACCAAGCGCATGGCCGAGGATCTCACCGAATATCTGCATGAACAGGGCGTGCGCGTCCGTTACATGCATTCCGACATCGATACGCTGGAGCGCATCGAGATCATCCGCGATCTTCGTCTGGGTGCTTTCGACGTCCTGGTGGGCATCAACCTGCTGCGCGAAGGTCTCGATATCCCCGAATGCGGCTTCGTCGCCATTCTGGACGCCGACAAGGAGGGATTCCTGCGGTCGGAAACCTCGCTCATCCAGACAATCGGCCGCGCGGCCCGCAATGTCGACGGCAAGGTCATCCTCTATGCCGACAACATCACCGGCTCGATGAAACGGGCCATGGAAGAGACCGCCCGGCGCCGCGAAAAGCAGATGGCCTATAATATCGAGCACGGCATCACGCCGGAATCGGTCAAGGCCCGGATTTCCGATATTCTCGACAGCGTCTATGAGCGCGATCATGTCCGCGCCGATATTTCCGGTGCCTCCGGCAAGGGCTTCGCCGATGGCGGCCATCTGGTGGGCAATAATCTCCAGACGCATCTCAACGCGCTGGAGAAGGAGATGCGCAATGCCGCCGCCGACCTCGATTTCGAAAAGGCCGCCCGTCTGCGCGACGAGATCAAGCGCCTGAAGGCCGTCGAACTGGCCAGCATGGATGATCCGATCGCCCGCGAGGAGAGCAAGGCCCAGGAAGGCGTGCGCCGCAGCGCCGAGGCCACGCGCCAATCGCTGGACCAGTCGCCGGGTGAGCAACTGGCGAAGCGTGGCGGAAAGGGAGCCTCACCCCAGGATGCGCAGGCCTCTTATTTCGCCAAGCCCTCGCTTGACGATATGGGACCGGGCACCGATACGGCCATCCCCTCCGCCCCGGGCCAGACCGGGGCGCCGCTGTTCCGCAAGAACACGCTGGACGAAATGACTGTCGGCCGCACCGAAAAGCCCGTGCCCGGCAGGCTGCCGGAAAAACCGAGCGCAGCCTCCGCCGGCGACGACGGCAGGAAGAGCGTGAAGGCTGCGCAGACGGAGAGCGACCCCCGCCCGCTGGTGCGCGGCAAAACCGGCATCGGCTCCTATGAGGATCCGGCAGAGCTGAAGCGCAAGGGCCGCACGAAGGGCAAGACGGGGAGACCCGGGCGCTAGCGCTCTGGTCGCGAGGTGCTTTACCCGCCCACGCTCGCAGTCAGACAGACAGCCGATCATGCCACACGCAACTCCGCAGATCCTCGAGTCAAGCCCGCGGATCCGCAATGCCGCGCCTCCTCCGTTCCTGCAAAGACCGAAACCAAAACCGAAAGCGAAAGCGAAGCGGGTAAAAGCGCCGTGCGTTAAACCGGCGTCAACTCGGGCATGCCACAAATTTAGTCTGCAAGATAATTCGAAACTTCAGGACAGTGATGATCGGCTTTATCAACACGCATAACCAGCCCGTCTACATCAATCCGGCCCAGGTGCTCTATGTCACCGTCTATGAGGCGGAGGTGTCGATCATCGCGCTTGCGGTGATGAGCGGCAACGGCAAGCCGGTTTCCATCTATGTTCGTGGCAGCGTCGATGAGGTGCAGGCCCGGCTGGCAAGCCGCGCCGCGGCCTGAGCGAGCCGCAGGCCGGCAGAGAACCAATCAGCCGGCGAGACGGGTGGCGTCCGCCGCAGCATCGCCCGCGGCCGGTTTCGGCGCGGCCGTGAGATCCACCGCCGCAAAGGCGGTTGCGATGAGCTCCGGTCCGGCGCCCGGTTTCGTCGCTTCCGAGGACAGGATCTGGCGGAAGCGGCGCGCGCCGGCAAACCCCTGGAAGAGGCCGACCATATGGCGCGTGACATGGTGCAGCCGGCCACCGGAGGCGATCACGGTCTCGGCATAATCCATCATCGTGTCGCGCAGGTGCAGCCAGTCGAAATCGCGCTGCGGCGCGCCGTAAATGGCTGTATCCACCTCCGTCAGGAGACCGGCATTCTGGTAGGCGGCGCGGCCCAGCATCACGCCATCCACATGATCGAGATGTTTGCGAGCCTGATTCAGATCCTGGATACCGCCATTTATGCCGATGAAAACATGAGGATTTTCGCGTTTCATCGCATAGACGAGATCGTAATCCAGCGGCGGGATCTCGCGGTTTTCCTTCGGTGACAAGCCCTGCAGCCAGGCCTTGCGGGCATGGATCCAGACGGCATCGCTGCCGGCGCCGACCACCTGGGCGAGAAAATCCGGCAGAACCGTCTGCGGCTGCTGGTCATCCACGCCGATGCGGCATTTCACCGTCACCGGCAGCCTTGTGACCCGCTTCATCGCGGCCACGCACGCGGCCACCAGAGCCGGCTCCTTCATCAAGCAGGCGCCGAATGTGCCGCTCTGGACCCGATCCGAAGGGCAGCCGACATTCAGGTTGATCTCGTCATAGGCATAATCCGAGGCGATCGTCACCGCCTCGACAAGCTTGGCCGGATCGGAGCCACCGAGCTGCAGCGTCACCGGATGTTCGGCAGGGTGGTGGCCGAGCAGCCGCTCGCGCGGACCATGGATGATTGCATCCGCGACGACCATTTCGGAGAACAGCACGGCCTTCGACGTCAGCTGGCGGTGCAGGAAACGGCAATGCCGATCCGTCCAGTCGATCATAGGTGCAACGGCGAAAACAGGATCCCTAAGGGACTTCGGTTTCTGCGAATGTTCTCGTTCCATTCTCACCTCGTTCATGCAGATGACTGGCTGTCGGTTTGCATTCTCGTTTATTTTCCTGCAAGAGTACGCCAGAAATCGTACCGCCGAAGTGTCTGTCGTACCGGGATTTGCAGATGGGAA is a window encoding:
- the dusA gene encoding tRNA dihydrouridine(20/20a) synthase DusA; translated protein: MIDWTDRHCRFLHRQLTSKAVLFSEMVVADAIIHGPRERLLGHHPAEHPVTLQLGGSDPAKLVEAVTIASDYAYDEINLNVGCPSDRVQSGTFGACLMKEPALVAACVAAMKRVTRLPVTVKCRIGVDDQQPQTVLPDFLAQVVGAGSDAVWIHARKAWLQGLSPKENREIPPLDYDLVYAMKRENPHVFIGINGGIQDLNQARKHLDHVDGVMLGRAAYQNAGLLTEVDTAIYGAPQRDFDWLHLRDTMMDYAETVIASGGRLHHVTRHMVGLFQGFAGARRFRQILSSEATKPGAGPELIATAFAAVDLTAAPKPAAGDAAADATRLAG
- the uvrB gene encoding excinuclease ABC subunit UvrB → MSKAPKKSPPNNASNGFEEAPQRALEGAPLSGSVADWLQQLEAEAEASSVETQREIASKAGKHRKKIEIAAREAAIREAKEEEAARAKRSAPAGKAGTAKNTTASKTSRGVSIGASSDPKTRAAAGLNPVAGMDMSLEEAKTLSPSLAPGAVTATVDALAKLIESGNPLFKDGKLWTPHRPARPEKSEGGITIRMASDYQPAGDQPTAIADLVEGISSGERSQVLLGVTGSGKTFTMAKVIEATQRPAVILAPNKTLAAQLYSEFKNFFPDNAVEYFVSYYDYYQPEAYVPRSDTYIEKESSINEQIDRMRHAATRAILERDDCIIVASVSCIYGIGSVETYTAMTFQMQVGDRIDQRQLLADLVAQQYKRQDINFVRGSFRVRGDTIELFPAHLEDAAWRISLFGDEIDSITEFDPLTGHKTGDLKSVKIYANSHYVTPRPTLNGAIRAIKDELKHRLAELEQAGRLLEAQRLEQRTRYDIEMMEATGSCNGIENYSRYLTGRRPGEPPPTLFEYIPDNALIFIDESHVTIPQIGGMYRGDFRRKATLAEYGFRLPSCMDNRPLRFEEWDAMRPQTVAVSATPGGWEMDQAGGVFAEQVIRPTGLIDPPVEVRSARSQVDDVLGEIRETALKGYRTLCTVLTKRMAEDLTEYLHEQGVRVRYMHSDIDTLERIEIIRDLRLGAFDVLVGINLLREGLDIPECGFVAILDADKEGFLRSETSLIQTIGRAARNVDGKVILYADNITGSMKRAMEETARRREKQMAYNIEHGITPESVKARISDILDSVYERDHVRADISGASGKGFADGGHLVGNNLQTHLNALEKEMRNAAADLDFEKAARLRDEIKRLKAVELASMDDPIAREESKAQEGVRRSAEATRQSLDQSPGEQLAKRGGKGASPQDAQASYFAKPSLDDMGPGTDTAIPSAPGQTGAPLFRKNTLDEMTVGRTEKPVPGRLPEKPSAASAGDDGRKSVKAAQTESDPRPLVRGKTGIGSYEDPAELKRKGRTKGKTGRPGR